The Algihabitans albus genome window below encodes:
- a CDS encoding Rieske 2Fe-2S domain-containing protein — MSKTDLKEPASRARQVQQPGLCMARREFLILGGSAVAVLATVGSGAMAQQLVSSGYTRKVIGRLSELQPGSEVSFTYPTDDIENALVMLNEPAGGGIGPDRNVVAFNVVCPHMGSYMTGTFKAEHSVMGPCPLHLSTFDLTKHGMVVSGHASVSLPQIVLEADGDEIVATGVMGLFYGYNRNPSGA; from the coding sequence ATGAGCAAAACTGATCTGAAAGAGCCCGCGTCTCGCGCACGGCAAGTCCAACAGCCAGGTCTCTGTATGGCGCGCCGCGAGTTCCTGATCCTCGGCGGCAGCGCCGTGGCCGTGCTCGCCACCGTGGGCAGCGGCGCGATGGCCCAGCAGCTGGTCTCCAGCGGGTATACCCGTAAGGTGATCGGACGCCTGTCGGAGCTTCAGCCGGGGTCCGAGGTTTCCTTCACCTACCCGACCGACGATATCGAGAACGCCCTGGTGATGTTGAACGAACCCGCCGGCGGCGGGATCGGACCGGACCGCAACGTCGTCGCCTTCAACGTCGTCTGCCCGCACATGGGCAGCTACATGACCGGCACCTTCAAGGCCGAGCACAGCGTCATGGGGCCCTGCCCGCTGCACCTCTCCACCTTCGATCTGACCAAGCACGGCATGGTCGTCTCCGGTCACGCGAGCGTCAGCCTGCCGCAGATCGTCCTGGAGGCCGACGGCGACGAGATCGTGGCGACCGGCGTCATGGGGCTCTTCTACGGCTACAACCGCAATCCCTCCGGGGCGTAA
- a CDS encoding Crp/Fnr family transcriptional regulator, with protein sequence MVKSTCAACQFSRANKVICSVMKASDRKALSRRSCSLSLGKGEILSSERLSDWPVLAICGGAMAVQTWLSDGRRSLSQLFLQADLIELRRSPRPFTGELFALRPTHLCALHGRTLDEIRWTDRSVSQAYDAQIADQTHILRDHCVNIGKKTPAERLASFLLELSGRAVDAADELDGKGGKLDLPMSHAEIADYLALQPETVSRVFARIADEHLITRPARNTTSILDAPELARIAGGGRPRRRVVGGAE encoded by the coding sequence ATGGTGAAGAGCACCTGCGCTGCCTGCCAATTCTCCCGAGCGAACAAGGTGATCTGCAGCGTGATGAAGGCCTCGGACCGCAAGGCGCTGTCACGCCGGTCTTGCAGTTTGTCGCTTGGGAAAGGAGAAATTCTGAGCAGCGAGCGCCTGAGCGACTGGCCGGTCCTGGCGATCTGCGGCGGAGCCATGGCGGTGCAGACCTGGCTCAGCGACGGCCGGCGCTCGCTCTCGCAACTTTTTCTTCAGGCGGACCTGATCGAGCTGCGCAGGTCCCCCCGCCCCTTCACCGGAGAGCTTTTCGCTCTCCGCCCGACCCACCTCTGCGCGCTGCACGGGCGGACGCTGGACGAGATCCGCTGGACCGACCGGAGCGTCAGCCAAGCCTACGACGCCCAGATCGCCGACCAGACTCATATCCTGCGCGACCACTGCGTCAACATCGGCAAGAAGACGCCGGCGGAACGCCTCGCCTCCTTCCTGCTCGAGCTATCCGGCCGGGCGGTCGACGCCGCAGACGAGCTTGACGGCAAGGGCGGGAAACTCGACCTCCCCATGAGCCACGCGGAGATCGCGGACTACCTGGCGCTGCAACCCGAAACGGTGTCGCGCGTCTTCGCCCGAATTGCCGACGAACACCTCATCACCCGCCCGGCCCGCAACACGACAAGCATCCTGGACGCCCCCGAACTCGCCCGCATCGCCGGCGGCGGCCGGCCCAGGCGCCGCGTCGTGGGCGGCGCCGAATAG
- a CDS encoding VOC family protein has product MLDQTGGRSSVLQLDHLTVIAPSLAEGVDHVRACLDLDIPYGGTHPQMGTHNHLLRLGDDVYLEVIAVDPKTPAPSGPRWFGLGDAETVRSDWADGRRLRGWVVRTTRIDAVLAEHGDRFGKKIRGSRGGRYFLFSLLPDGSLPLNGALPPVIDRGDRPPPATRMEDQGARLTDVLLEHPSPDEIARLYAQLQIGSPPLVREGPIVRYSAKIDTPSGMKVLQ; this is encoded by the coding sequence ATGCTCGATCAGACCGGGGGCCGAAGCTCAGTGCTGCAGCTCGATCATCTGACCGTTATCGCTCCATCGCTGGCCGAAGGCGTCGATCATGTCCGCGCCTGCCTCGATCTCGACATTCCCTACGGCGGCACTCACCCGCAAATGGGCACGCACAACCATCTGCTGCGATTGGGCGACGACGTCTACCTGGAGGTCATCGCCGTCGATCCGAAGACGCCTGCGCCATCGGGACCGCGATGGTTCGGCCTCGGCGATGCGGAGACCGTTCGTTCGGATTGGGCAGATGGCCGGCGCTTGAGAGGCTGGGTTGTACGGACCACTCGGATCGATGCCGTTCTGGCCGAACACGGCGACCGGTTTGGAAAGAAAATCCGGGGCTCGCGCGGCGGCCGGTACTTCCTGTTTTCCTTGCTGCCCGATGGCTCTCTACCCTTGAATGGGGCCCTTCCGCCCGTGATCGACAGAGGCGACCGGCCTCCGCCCGCCACGAGGATGGAAGACCAGGGCGCCCGCCTCACGGACGTCCTGCTCGAACATCCCTCTCCCGACGAGATCGCAAGACTCTACGCGCAGCTCCAGATCGGCAGTCCGCCGCTGGTCCGGGAAGGCCCGATAGTTCGATACTCCGCGAAAATCGACACGCCGAGCGGGATGAAGGTCTTGCAGTGA
- a CDS encoding YggT family protein produces MSALLWLFDTVVQIYLIFLIASIVLSWLIAFNVANPYNQFVYTIRDFLARVTEPALQPIRRILPDLGGIDLSPMVLIIGIIFVQRLVHEAFRSFAYGM; encoded by the coding sequence ATGTCCGCCTTGCTTTGGCTGTTCGATACAGTCGTTCAGATTTACCTGATCTTCCTGATCGCCTCGATCGTGCTGTCGTGGCTGATCGCCTTCAATGTGGCGAACCCCTACAACCAGTTCGTCTACACGATCCGGGATTTCCTGGCCCGGGTCACGGAGCCGGCGCTGCAGCCGATCCGCCGCATCCTGCCGGATCTCGGGGGTATCGACCTTTCGCCGATGGTGCTGATCATCGGCATTATCTTCGTGCAGCGTCTGGTCCACGAAGCCTTCCGATCCTTCGCTTACGGCATGTAA
- the folD gene encoding bifunctional methylenetetrahydrofolate dehydrogenase/methenyltetrahydrofolate cyclohydrolase FolD, whose translation MTAEIIDGKAFAAGLRARVAEQVAALTADNEAGGAGGGLRPGLAVVLVGDNPASEVYVRNKARQTLEVGMRSFEHRLEASTSQGELLALVERLNRDPAVHGILVQLPLPEQIDAAAVINAIDPAKDVDGFHILNAGRLATGQDALVPCTPLGCLMLLQARFGDLSGQRAVVLGRSNIVGKPMAQLLLGANCTVTLAHSRTRDLPAICREGDILIAAVGRPRMVEAGWVKPGATVIDVGINRLEPETPGGKGRLVGDVDFDAVRQVAGAITPVPGGVGPMTIACLLANTLTAACRATGRAAPKLL comes from the coding sequence ATGACGGCTGAGATCATCGACGGCAAGGCTTTCGCGGCCGGGCTGCGCGCCAGAGTGGCGGAGCAAGTGGCCGCGCTGACGGCCGATAACGAGGCGGGCGGGGCCGGCGGCGGCCTGAGACCCGGCCTCGCCGTGGTTTTGGTCGGCGACAATCCGGCCAGCGAGGTCTACGTCCGCAACAAGGCGCGCCAGACCCTGGAGGTCGGCATGCGCAGCTTCGAGCACCGCCTGGAGGCCTCGACTAGCCAGGGCGAACTGCTGGCCCTGGTCGAGCGTCTGAACCGCGACCCCGCCGTGCACGGCATCCTGGTTCAGCTTCCGCTGCCGGAGCAGATCGACGCCGCCGCGGTGATCAACGCGATCGACCCGGCCAAGGACGTCGACGGCTTCCACATCCTCAACGCCGGGCGGCTCGCGACCGGACAGGACGCGCTGGTGCCCTGCACGCCGCTCGGCTGCCTGATGCTGCTGCAGGCGCGTTTCGGCGACCTTTCCGGTCAGCGCGCCGTCGTCCTGGGCCGCTCCAACATCGTCGGCAAGCCGATGGCGCAGCTCTTGCTCGGCGCCAACTGCACGGTCACCTTGGCCCACTCGCGGACCCGCGATCTGCCGGCGATCTGCCGCGAAGGCGATATCCTGATCGCCGCCGTCGGCCGGCCCCGGATGGTGGAGGCCGGCTGGGTCAAGCCCGGCGCAACCGTGATCGACGTCGGGATCAACCGCCTGGAGCCGGAGACGCCGGGCGGCAAGGGCCGGCTGGTCGGCGACGTGGATTTCGACGCGGTCCGGCAGGTCGCCGGCGCGATCACTCCGGTACCCGGCGGCGTCGGCCCCATGACCATCGCCTGCCTGCTGGCCAACACCCTGACCGCCGCCTGCCGCGCCACGGGCCGGGCGGCGCCGAAATTGCTCTAG
- a CDS encoding cytochrome-c peroxidase, producing the protein MTQEGASERGGEPAGWLSKWGKIVPAGLAVLVLGVSAAGAQQADGEVFAPLPDVPEIDQAKADLGRSLFFDPRLSGDTASSCSTCHAPDLGWGDGMALSNGYTSVLYFRNAPGLFNVANRNFFMWDGRLDGADLPTLVRDMITESHTMQMDSRLMQERLKQIPDYAEAFQSVFGTDPYGGRIYSAIAEYLKTIRTVDAPFDLFLRGDEDALSAEARRGMDVFAGKANCSACHSGSMLSDGGRHATGVPDHPALAQEADRQITMLRFYATMGTPNYMNLREDVGAYVISKEAEDIGRFATPSLWDVGQTAPYMHSGVFETLGEVVDFYDVGTESLPPLDLSDEEKGDLVAFLESLTGAAPDATRPELPAYQLRARGEN; encoded by the coding sequence ATGACCCAAGAAGGCGCATCCGAGCGGGGCGGTGAGCCCGCCGGTTGGTTGTCGAAGTGGGGTAAGATCGTGCCCGCCGGCTTGGCCGTGCTCGTGCTCGGCGTATCGGCTGCGGGAGCGCAGCAGGCCGACGGCGAAGTCTTCGCCCCCCTTCCGGACGTTCCGGAGATCGACCAGGCAAAGGCCGACCTCGGCCGGTCGCTCTTCTTCGACCCGCGTCTTTCCGGCGACACGGCGAGCTCCTGTTCGACCTGCCACGCGCCCGATCTCGGCTGGGGCGACGGGATGGCCTTGTCGAACGGCTACACGAGCGTGCTCTACTTCCGGAACGCGCCGGGGCTGTTCAACGTCGCCAACCGCAACTTCTTCATGTGGGACGGGCGGCTCGACGGTGCAGATCTGCCGACCCTCGTGCGCGATATGATCACCGAGTCGCACACCATGCAGATGGACAGCCGCCTGATGCAGGAGCGGCTGAAGCAGATCCCGGACTATGCGGAGGCCTTCCAATCGGTCTTCGGCACAGATCCCTACGGCGGGCGGATCTACAGTGCGATCGCCGAGTACCTGAAGACCATCCGCACGGTCGATGCACCTTTCGACCTCTTTCTGCGCGGAGATGAGGACGCCCTGAGCGCGGAGGCGCGGCGCGGCATGGACGTCTTCGCCGGCAAGGCCAACTGCTCGGCCTGTCACAGCGGGTCGATGCTGTCGGACGGCGGCAGGCATGCGACCGGCGTGCCCGACCATCCGGCACTGGCACAGGAGGCCGACCGCCAGATCACCATGCTGCGTTTCTACGCGACGATGGGGACGCCCAACTACATGAACCTGCGCGAGGACGTCGGGGCCTACGTGATCTCCAAGGAGGCCGAGGATATCGGCCGCTTCGCCACGCCGTCCCTTTGGGATGTGGGTCAGACCGCGCCCTACATGCACTCGGGCGTCTTCGAGACGCTGGGGGAGGTCGTGGATTTCTACGACGTGGGCACGGAGAGCCTGCCGCCGCTCGATCTCTCCGACGAGGAGAAGGGCGATCTGGTCGCCTTCCTGGAGAGCTTGACCGGCGCCGCGCCGGACGCGACCCGGCCCGAGCTGCCCGCGTACCAACTCCGCGCCCGCGGCGAGAATTAG
- a CDS encoding cytochrome-c peroxidase — translation MTSRRLLLGSLAAGLLTVAGLAAAAQELPPLATLPPVPVPADNPMTPEKVELGRQLFWDGRLSGNGAMACSVCHLPELGWGTATPISFGYPGTEHWRNSQTILNSAYYNKLFWEGSVTSLEAQAPAAAGGGVAGNGDGSMMEMRLRFVPEYVEAFREVFGTDWPKISQAWQAIGAYQRTLVTDPEQVPFDRYLAGDETALSEGALRGRDLFEGQAGCIACHNGALASDQRYYALGVPAAPQFDDDSLFQITLRWELYQKGVPEAVYRAGDDDLGLFHVTKRPEDKGRFRTPSLRELRWTEPYMHNGVFATLEEVVAFYNGGGGAGNTVLSPLDLDDRQQADLVAFLEALSMDEPLLQDPPELPQTQTWAEFPDEQN, via the coding sequence ATGACATCTCGTCGTTTACTGCTGGGGTCTCTGGCCGCCGGTCTTCTGACGGTCGCCGGCCTCGCCGCCGCCGCCCAGGAGCTTCCGCCTCTGGCCACCCTGCCGCCGGTGCCGGTCCCGGCCGACAATCCCATGACGCCGGAGAAGGTCGAACTCGGCCGGCAGCTGTTTTGGGACGGACGGCTGTCCGGCAACGGCGCCATGGCCTGTTCCGTCTGTCACCTGCCCGAACTCGGCTGGGGTACCGCGACGCCGATCTCCTTCGGTTATCCGGGCACCGAACACTGGCGGAACTCCCAGACGATTCTCAACAGCGCCTACTACAACAAGCTGTTCTGGGAAGGCAGCGTCACCTCGCTGGAGGCTCAGGCCCCGGCGGCGGCCGGCGGCGGCGTGGCCGGCAACGGCGACGGCTCCATGATGGAGATGCGGCTGCGCTTCGTGCCGGAGTACGTCGAGGCCTTCCGCGAGGTTTTCGGGACCGACTGGCCGAAGATCTCCCAGGCCTGGCAGGCCATCGGCGCCTATCAGCGGACTCTGGTAACCGACCCGGAGCAGGTGCCCTTCGACCGCTATCTGGCGGGCGACGAGACTGCCCTCTCGGAAGGCGCGCTGCGGGGCAGGGACCTGTTCGAAGGGCAGGCGGGCTGCATCGCCTGTCACAACGGCGCCTTGGCGTCCGACCAGCGCTACTATGCTCTGGGCGTTCCCGCCGCGCCTCAGTTCGATGACGACTCGCTCTTCCAGATCACCTTGCGCTGGGAGCTCTATCAGAAGGGTGTGCCCGAGGCGGTCTACCGCGCGGGCGACGACGACCTGGGGCTCTTCCACGTGACCAAGCGGCCCGAGGACAAGGGGCGCTTCCGCACGCCGTCCCTGCGCGAGTTGCGCTGGACCGAACCCTATATGCACAACGGCGTCTTCGCGACGCTGGAGGAAGTGGTCGCCTTCTACAACGGGGGCGGCGGTGCCGGTAACACGGTGCTTTCTCCGCTCGACCTGGACGACCGGCAGCAGGCCGATCTCGTGGCCTTCCTGGAGGCCCTGTCGATGGACGAGCCTCTCCTGCAAGACCCTCCCGAATTGCCGCAAACCCAAACCTGGGCGGAGTTTCCCGATGAGCAAAACTGA
- a CDS encoding arsenate reductase (azurin) large subunit, producing the protein MTDIIGNIERVPLPPVTAELLTTACSYCIVACGYRVYRWPVGQEGGPAADQNALGIDFPTAGGSWISPSQHNIAIHEGQEHHVVVMPDPDTEVVNPLGNHSVRGGTLAQKIYNPRTPTRDRLKYPMVRVAGVLTPVSWDLVTDVMAEVSKHVLRTHGEHAWGMKAYSYEYFENTYAISKLVNRGIGTPVFAPHDKPQAAEDAAGLDDSGVNSFSASYADWGACDVAFLSGVDPYETKTVLFTEWMMYGENPAKKMIFVTPHRTMGVEYGLQNGGLWLPITPGTDTALHLAMAKIVLDNGWQDQDFIERWVNNRWEIESGYGRGTRNTRWQWRTTWGRWQSDWEDYQDFIANEPAARLEEAAAITGLDADLIEAAAEMIARPRDDGSRPKTSFMLEKGNYWSNNYMNTASLASLALVCGAGNRPGQVISRGGGHQRGGMSAGGGRGFLSPEKHPGRRKKSLNVDRWVMDGKVKFMWTIGLTWFPAMLASQALSSRVADLTVRNPHHATNVNRDHLIETLIARVESGGMVLVDSDIYPVDPLNTQYADIVLPAAGWGEVDFTRCNAERRLRLYSKFNDAPGDAKPDWWAVSQFAQKMGFEGFDWTDSNEIFEEAARHSRNGVLNYYALAVQAKREGKAGHEKLREYGTTGIQTPIRMVDGELTGTPRLHDPDNDWGELEDVTTDKKWLYAFGTHTGKANLLKTPWVNDSWSDFYEAIKPRAEKGEIWITNGRVNETWQSGFDDLRKPELARRWPWPHIVIHPDDAAPHGIESGDLVEGFNDTVYVQEGEPVGVKSDDLSFTKLMENGHIRTTTGQFVAVAIVSDEMRPGVAKAAFNYPGSMANAVCHAVPDPVSGNYRYKLGRGVLRRIGPSAYEENFLEMSLKPRPIVSG; encoded by the coding sequence ATGACCGACATCATTGGTAATATCGAACGCGTGCCCTTGCCGCCGGTGACCGCCGAGTTGCTGACCACGGCCTGCTCCTACTGCATCGTCGCCTGCGGCTACCGCGTCTATCGCTGGCCCGTGGGCCAAGAGGGTGGTCCAGCGGCGGACCAGAACGCGCTCGGGATCGACTTCCCGACGGCGGGCGGGTCCTGGATCTCGCCGTCGCAGCACAACATCGCGATCCACGAAGGCCAGGAACACCATGTCGTGGTGATGCCCGATCCCGATACCGAGGTGGTGAACCCCCTGGGCAACCACTCGGTGCGTGGCGGAACCCTGGCCCAGAAGATCTACAATCCCAGGACCCCGACCCGCGACCGGCTGAAGTATCCGATGGTCCGCGTGGCCGGCGTGCTGACGCCCGTCTCCTGGGATCTGGTCACCGACGTGATGGCCGAGGTCTCCAAGCATGTGCTCCGGACTCACGGCGAGCACGCCTGGGGCATGAAGGCCTATTCATACGAGTATTTCGAGAACACCTACGCGATCTCGAAGCTGGTCAACCGGGGGATCGGCACGCCGGTCTTCGCGCCGCACGACAAGCCGCAGGCGGCGGAGGATGCCGCCGGTCTGGACGACAGCGGCGTCAACTCCTTCTCCGCCTCCTACGCCGACTGGGGCGCCTGCGACGTCGCCTTCCTGTCGGGCGTCGATCCCTACGAGACCAAAACGGTGCTCTTCACCGAGTGGATGATGTACGGCGAGAATCCGGCGAAGAAGATGATCTTCGTCACGCCGCACCGGACCATGGGCGTGGAGTACGGCCTGCAGAACGGCGGGCTCTGGCTGCCGATCACGCCGGGTACCGATACCGCCCTGCATCTGGCCATGGCCAAGATCGTCCTGGACAACGGCTGGCAGGACCAGGACTTCATCGAGCGCTGGGTCAACAACCGCTGGGAGATCGAGTCCGGCTACGGACGCGGCACCCGCAACACGCGCTGGCAGTGGCGGACGACCTGGGGCCGCTGGCAGAGCGACTGGGAGGACTATCAGGACTTCATCGCCAACGAGCCGGCCGCCCGGCTGGAGGAAGCCGCGGCCATCACCGGACTGGACGCCGACCTGATCGAGGCGGCGGCGGAGATGATCGCGCGTCCGCGCGACGACGGCAGCCGCCCGAAGACCTCCTTCATGCTGGAGAAGGGCAACTACTGGTCCAACAACTACATGAACACCGCCTCCCTGGCGTCGCTGGCCCTGGTCTGCGGGGCGGGCAACCGTCCGGGCCAGGTAATCTCGCGCGGCGGCGGTCATCAGCGCGGCGGCATGAGCGCCGGCGGCGGCCGTGGCTTCCTGAGCCCCGAAAAGCATCCCGGACGGCGCAAGAAGTCGCTCAACGTCGACCGTTGGGTGATGGACGGCAAGGTCAAGTTCATGTGGACCATCGGCCTGACCTGGTTCCCGGCGATGCTGGCGTCACAGGCGCTGTCCTCGCGGGTCGCCGACCTGACCGTGCGGAATCCGCATCACGCCACCAACGTCAACCGCGACCATCTGATCGAGACGCTGATCGCGCGGGTCGAATCGGGCGGCATGGTGCTGGTCGACTCCGACATCTATCCGGTCGACCCGCTCAACACGCAGTATGCCGATATCGTGCTGCCGGCCGCCGGCTGGGGCGAGGTGGACTTCACCCGCTGCAACGCCGAACGCCGCCTGCGTCTCTATTCCAAATTCAACGACGCGCCCGGCGACGCCAAGCCGGACTGGTGGGCGGTCTCGCAGTTCGCCCAGAAGATGGGCTTCGAGGGTTTCGACTGGACCGACTCCAACGAGATTTTCGAGGAGGCGGCGCGCCATTCCCGCAACGGCGTTCTCAACTACTACGCCCTGGCGGTCCAGGCGAAACGGGAAGGCAAGGCGGGTCACGAGAAGCTACGCGAATATGGGACGACCGGCATCCAGACGCCGATCCGCATGGTCGACGGCGAGCTGACCGGGACGCCCCGTCTGCACGACCCGGACAACGACTGGGGCGAGCTGGAGGACGTGACCACCGATAAGAAGTGGCTCTATGCCTTCGGGACGCACACCGGCAAGGCCAACCTGCTGAAGACACCCTGGGTCAACGATAGCTGGTCGGATTTCTACGAGGCGATCAAGCCGCGGGCCGAAAAGGGGGAAATCTGGATCACCAACGGCCGGGTGAACGAGACCTGGCAATCCGGCTTCGACGATCTGCGCAAGCCCGAGCTGGCCCGGCGCTGGCCCTGGCCGCACATCGTGATCCATCCCGACGACGCCGCGCCGCACGGCATCGAGTCCGGCGATCTGGTCGAGGGGTTCAACGACACGGTCTATGTTCAGGAGGGCGAGCCGGTCGGCGTGAAGTCCGACGACCTCAGCTTCACGAAGCTGATGGAGAACGGGCATATTCGCACCACGACCGGGCAGTTCGTCGCCGTCGCCATTGTCTCCGACGAGATGCGCCCGGGTGTCGCGAAGGCGGCCTTCAACTATCCGGGCTCGATGGCCAACGCGGTCTGCCACGCAGTGCCGGACCCGGTCAGCGGCAACTACCGCTACAAGCTCGGCCGCGGCGTGCTCCGCCGCATCGGGCCCTCGGCCTACGAGGAGAACTTCCTGGAGATGTCGCTGAAGCCCCGGCCGATCGTCAGCGGCTAG
- a CDS encoding phosphodiesterase, translating to MKFIHLTDTHVVPAPRKLFALDPRARLAAAVADINRQHADAAMVVVTGDLTHWGEPEAYADLKLALDALAPPYRLIPGNHDDRTNFLAAFPDSPTDPQGFVQWAEETEAGLFVFLDTLVPGSDGGRLCDARLEWLERTLAAAKGRPVYLFLHHAPLDLGIPGMDAIRLQNAEALLPLLQAQGGLRHIFFGHIHRTIAGSWHGLPYSTLPGTNHQVLLQFHREDVPGSHEPPAYGVVLLRPDAVVMHVQAYLDDSPRFEMTEATEPAQTLTELPPLEEAPADRPAV from the coding sequence TTGAAGTTCATCCATCTGACCGACACCCATGTGGTGCCGGCCCCGCGCAAGCTCTTCGCCCTCGACCCCCGGGCGCGGCTCGCCGCCGCGGTGGCGGACATCAACCGGCAGCATGCCGACGCCGCGATGGTGGTGGTGACCGGCGACCTGACCCATTGGGGCGAGCCGGAGGCCTATGCCGATCTCAAGCTTGCGCTCGACGCGCTTGCGCCGCCCTATCGCCTGATCCCGGGCAATCACGACGACCGCACCAACTTCCTGGCCGCCTTTCCCGACAGCCCGACCGACCCGCAGGGCTTCGTGCAGTGGGCCGAGGAAACCGAGGCCGGTCTTTTCGTCTTCCTCGACACCCTGGTGCCCGGCAGCGACGGCGGCCGTCTCTGCGACGCCCGGCTGGAGTGGCTGGAGCGGACTCTGGCGGCGGCGAAGGGCCGGCCGGTCTATCTGTTTCTGCACCATGCGCCGCTCGACCTGGGGATTCCGGGCATGGATGCGATCCGCCTGCAGAACGCCGAAGCTCTGCTGCCGCTGCTGCAGGCCCAGGGCGGCCTGCGCCACATCTTCTTCGGCCACATCCATCGCACCATCGCGGGGTCCTGGCACGGCCTGCCCTACTCGACCCTGCCGGGAACGAACCATCAGGTCTTGCTGCAGTTCCATCGCGAGGATGTGCCCGGCAGCCACGAACCGCCGGCCTACGGCGTGGTCCTGCTGCGGCCCGATGCCGTCGTCATGCATGTGCAGGCCTATCTGGACGACAGCCCGCGCTTCGAGATGACCGAGGCGACCGAGCCGGCTCAGACGCTGACCGAGCTGCCGCCGCTGGAGGAAGCTCCAGCAGACCGTCCCGCCGTCTAG
- a CDS encoding HAD-IIA family hydrolase — translation MFVDPRRLISADLLLADLDGCLAVNNRPLPGAADLAARRGARLHLVSNNSTDTAEGLARTLAAGGLEIAPTRIHLAGETLLRRLRRERPDARVLLAAAGDLPALAERLGILPGREDAAIVALCRDTAFDYGRLQVIAGALAGGAELWVANPDLTHPGPSKAPVPETGALLAAVRAVAPGVTPRIFGKPEPALFQAALDATGVAAEDAVMLGDNPRTDRAGAASLGIPALLIGTHPDAVAPDLASLLALASDPHGPDPEGAVA, via the coding sequence ATGTTCGTCGATCCCCGCCGCCTGATCTCCGCCGATCTGCTGCTTGCCGATCTCGATGGCTGTCTTGCCGTGAACAACCGGCCGCTGCCGGGGGCGGCCGACCTGGCCGCGCGGCGGGGCGCCCGCCTGCATCTCGTATCGAACAACTCCACCGACACGGCGGAGGGCCTCGCGCGGACCCTGGCGGCTGGGGGGCTGGAGATCGCGCCGACCCGCATTCATCTGGCCGGGGAGACCCTCCTGCGCCGCCTGAGGCGCGAGCGGCCGGACGCGCGGGTCCTGCTTGCCGCAGCCGGCGATCTGCCGGCCCTGGCCGAGCGGCTCGGTATCCTTCCGGGCCGGGAGGATGCGGCGATCGTCGCGCTCTGCCGCGACACCGCTTTCGACTACGGCCGGCTCCAGGTCATTGCCGGAGCGCTGGCCGGAGGCGCGGAACTCTGGGTGGCCAATCCCGACCTGACCCATCCCGGACCCAGCAAAGCTCCGGTGCCGGAGACCGGAGCCTTGCTGGCAGCGGTGCGGGCCGTGGCGCCCGGCGTCACGCCGCGGATTTTCGGCAAGCCGGAGCCGGCCCTGTTCCAAGCGGCGCTCGACGCGACCGGCGTCGCCGCGGAGGATGCGGTCATGCTCGGCGACAATCCCCGCACCGATCGTGCCGGCGCCGCATCCCTGGGCATCCCGGCCCTCCTGATCGGGACCCACCCGGACGCCGTCGCCCCCGACCTCGCAAGCCTGCTCGCGCTTGCGTCCGACCCTCACGGACCCGACCCTGAAGGAGCCGTCGCTTGA